In one window of Caenimonas aquaedulcis DNA:
- a CDS encoding cation diffusion facilitator family transporter, with amino-acid sequence MAESKVAVYGAIAANVAIAVTKFIVAGVTGSSAMLSEGIHSLVDTGNGGLLLVGMHRSRKPSNPEHPFGHGKELYFWSLIVAVLIFGLGGGVSLYEGITHLRSPAPLKDPMWSYVVLAAAFVFEGASFTIAWRQFKQQRGDTPFWEALHASKDPANYTVLAEDGAALVGLLIAAAGVFFSHWLDMPALDGIASMLIGVLLAAVAVLLIRESRGLLVGEGVKPETAKAIRELALAEPSVCEVGQVLSMYVGAEDILVTLDVNFKPDTPAEETAKVTERVEARIREAYPKVKRIYIEATRAAAGN; translated from the coding sequence ATGGCGGAATCCAAGGTCGCGGTGTACGGCGCCATCGCGGCCAACGTCGCGATCGCCGTCACGAAATTCATCGTCGCCGGGGTCACCGGCAGCTCGGCCATGCTCTCCGAGGGCATCCACTCGCTCGTCGACACGGGGAACGGGGGCCTGCTGCTGGTCGGGATGCACCGCAGCCGCAAGCCCTCGAATCCCGAGCATCCCTTCGGCCACGGCAAGGAGCTGTACTTCTGGAGCCTGATCGTGGCCGTGCTGATCTTCGGCCTGGGCGGCGGTGTGTCGCTCTACGAAGGCATCACGCACCTGCGCTCGCCGGCGCCCTTGAAAGACCCGATGTGGAGCTACGTCGTGCTCGCGGCGGCGTTCGTCTTCGAGGGCGCGAGCTTCACGATCGCCTGGCGGCAGTTCAAGCAACAGCGGGGCGACACGCCTTTCTGGGAAGCGCTGCATGCGAGCAAAGACCCGGCGAATTACACCGTGCTGGCCGAGGATGGCGCCGCGCTCGTGGGCCTGCTCATCGCGGCAGCCGGCGTGTTCTTCAGCCACTGGCTGGACATGCCTGCGCTCGACGGCATCGCGTCGATGCTGATCGGCGTGCTGCTCGCGGCGGTCGCCGTGCTGCTGATCCGCGAGTCGCGGGGGCTTCTGGTCGGCGAGGGCGTGAAGCCGGAGACCGCGAAGGCGATACGCGAGCTGGCGCTGGCCGAGCCGTCCGTCTGCGAGGTCGGGCAGGTGCTGTCGATGTACGTCGGCGCGGAGGACATCCTCGTGACCCTCGACGTGAACTTCAAGCCGGACACGCCGGCCGAAGAAACGGCCAAGGTGACGGAACGTGTCGAGGCGCGCATCCGCGAAGCCTATCCGAAGGTCAAGCGCATCTACATCGAGGCCACGCGGGCTGCCGCCGGAAATTGA
- a CDS encoding dihydroneopterin aldolase, with protein MGKTGTQTLTLTGLRFEANLGILEHEKTSPQPIMVDAELNLGPQPLLPRDDDISHVLDYRKVRRIIIDECTSEHVNLLESLIGKLAHRLMQLPGVLGVRVRIAKLEIFDDCEVAIRVETGQW; from the coding sequence ATGGGCAAGACCGGCACGCAGACCCTCACCCTGACCGGGCTTCGGTTCGAAGCCAACCTGGGCATCCTCGAGCATGAGAAGACCTCTCCGCAGCCGATCATGGTCGATGCGGAACTCAACCTCGGCCCACAGCCCCTGCTGCCGCGCGACGACGACATCAGCCACGTGCTGGACTATCGCAAGGTGCGCCGGATCATCATCGACGAGTGCACGTCCGAGCACGTGAACCTGCTGGAAAGCCTGATCGGCAAGCTGGCCCACCGGTTGATGCAGCTGCCCGGCGTGCTGGGCGTGCGCGTGCGCATTGCCAAGCTCGAAATCTTCGACGACTGCGAAGTCGCGATCCGGGTAGAAACCGGGCAGTGGTGA
- a CDS encoding SDR family oxidoreductase, whose amino-acid sequence MSEPLPVRTVLVTGAARRLGREVALALAGAGWNVGVHYRGSASDAQATVTDCAAVAMAGRKVDAFQADLGDESQARGLLGRVAAAFGPVDAVVNNASMFEHDTVDSFSYAQLGSHLLTNTGAPILLAQALHEHVKGRAAPPRDAVVVNLLDQKLWNQNPDFLSYTLSKAALEAANTMLALALAPRVRVVGVAPGLTLTSHLLSQEKFDALHRLSPLGRSSTPADVVAAVKFALDNTSITGTTLLVDGGQHLMKFDRDFSLM is encoded by the coding sequence ATGAGCGAACCCCTTCCCGTCCGCACCGTGCTCGTCACCGGCGCCGCCAGGCGCCTGGGGCGCGAGGTCGCGCTGGCGCTCGCGGGCGCGGGATGGAACGTGGGCGTGCACTACCGGGGTTCCGCTTCGGATGCCCAAGCCACCGTCACGGATTGCGCGGCCGTGGCGATGGCCGGACGCAAGGTCGATGCGTTCCAGGCGGACCTCGGCGACGAATCGCAGGCGCGGGGCTTGCTGGGACGCGTCGCAGCGGCGTTCGGCCCCGTCGATGCCGTGGTGAACAACGCATCGATGTTCGAACACGACACCGTGGACAGTTTCAGCTACGCGCAACTCGGCTCGCACCTCCTCACCAACACGGGCGCCCCCATCCTCCTCGCGCAGGCGCTGCACGAGCATGTGAAGGGGCGCGCCGCGCCCCCGCGCGACGCGGTCGTCGTGAACCTGCTCGACCAGAAGCTGTGGAACCAGAACCCGGACTTCTTGAGCTACACCCTGTCGAAGGCGGCGCTGGAAGCGGCGAACACGATGCTCGCGCTCGCACTCGCACCCCGTGTGCGGGTCGTCGGCGTGGCGCCGGGGCTCACGCTCACCAGCCACCTGCTCTCGCAGGAGAAGTTCGACGCGCTGCATCGCCTGTCCCCGCTGGGCCGCTCCTCGACGCCCGCGGATGTCGTGGCCGCGGTGAAATTCGCCCTGGACAACACGTCGATCACGGGCACCACGCTGCTGGTCGACGGCGGCCAGCACCTCATGAAGTTCGACCGCGATTTTTCGCTGATGTAG
- a CDS encoding class I SAM-dependent methyltransferase, whose protein sequence is MTTEASSLTRALQVLLEASIARSGGWLPFDRFMAQALYAPGLGYYANASRKFGALPSSGSDFVTAPEMTPLFGRALAVQVDDALAATRTDEVWEFGAGSGALASQLLDALAHRVKRYTIVDISGTLRERQRELLARFGGKVTWVSELPTAMHGVVVGNEVLDAMPVKLLARVAGVWHERGVAQDGKGFAWSDRPTALRPPAEIEGAHDYLTEIHPQAEAFIRTLADRLVQGAAFFLDYGFGESEYYHPQRHMGTLMCHRGHLADPDPLRDVGEKDITAHVNFTGLAVAAQDAGLPTLGYTTQARFLMNCGIVPLIAQADLAGRVAGQRLIAEHEMGELFKVIGFHRGEFWDAAGFREGDRTHTL, encoded by the coding sequence GTGACGACAGAAGCATCCAGTTTAACGAGGGCGCTGCAAGTGTTGCTGGAGGCGTCGATCGCGCGGTCCGGCGGCTGGCTTCCCTTCGACCGGTTCATGGCGCAGGCCCTGTATGCGCCCGGCCTGGGCTATTACGCGAATGCCTCGCGCAAGTTCGGCGCGCTGCCCTCCTCGGGCAGCGACTTCGTCACCGCGCCCGAGATGACGCCGCTGTTCGGCCGGGCCCTGGCCGTGCAGGTCGACGACGCGCTCGCCGCCACCCGCACCGACGAGGTGTGGGAGTTCGGCGCCGGCTCGGGCGCGCTCGCCTCGCAGCTGCTGGACGCATTGGCGCACCGGGTGAAGCGCTACACCATCGTCGACATCTCCGGGACCTTGCGCGAGCGGCAACGCGAACTGCTCGCGCGCTTCGGGGGGAAGGTCACCTGGGTGTCCGAGCTGCCCACCGCGATGCACGGCGTGGTCGTCGGCAACGAAGTGCTGGACGCCATGCCCGTGAAGCTGCTGGCGCGCGTCGCGGGCGTCTGGCACGAACGCGGCGTCGCGCAGGACGGCAAGGGCTTCGCCTGGAGCGACCGCCCGACGGCTTTGCGTCCCCCGGCCGAGATCGAGGGCGCGCACGATTACCTCACCGAGATCCATCCTCAGGCCGAAGCCTTCATCCGCACGCTGGCCGACCGGCTGGTGCAGGGCGCGGCCTTCTTCCTCGACTACGGCTTCGGCGAATCCGAGTACTACCACCCGCAGCGGCACATGGGCACGCTCATGTGCCACCGTGGACATCTGGCCGATCCCGACCCGCTGCGCGACGTCGGCGAGAAGGACATCACCGCGCACGTGAACTTCACGGGCCTGGCCGTTGCCGCGCAGGACGCCGGCCTGCCTACGCTCGGTTACACCACGCAGGCGCGATTCCTGATGAACTGCGGGATCGTGCCGCTGATCGCGCAGGCGGACCTCGCCGGCCGCGTCGCCGGGCAGCGGCTCATCGCTGAACACGAGATGGGGGAGCTCTTCAAGGTCATCGGCTTTCATCGAGGCGAATTCTGGGACGCGGCCGGTTTTCGCGAGGGCGATCGCACCCATACGCTCTGA
- a CDS encoding DUF2905 domain-containing protein, giving the protein MIRWIIVIFLALMLISWFTPLLQKLGFGRLPGDFRFRLFGREWFIPLATTVILSLIAGVLSKVL; this is encoded by the coding sequence ATGATTCGCTGGATCATCGTCATCTTCCTGGCCCTGATGCTCATCAGCTGGTTCACGCCGCTGCTGCAGAAGCTCGGCTTCGGCCGCCTGCCCGGCGACTTCCGCTTCAGGCTGTTCGGCCGCGAGTGGTTCATTCCGCTCGCCACGACGGTGATCCTCAGCCTCATCGCGGGCGTGCTGTCGAAGGTGCTTTGA
- a CDS encoding ROK family protein, whose protein sequence is MKACIDIGGTKVAVSLNSGTGLELLARRTEPTAKTGTNDALARQVLRLVDESCAEAGIAPTAVQRAGVSSCGPFVIRDGLVEVAAPNICGGMAGPLRGLPNDWTTALLEAPLRERFAQVRVENDCIAALEAERRWGALQGFDHCAYVTWSTGIGVGLCVDGHVLRGKNGNAGHAGHMFVSDNDDALCGCGNIGDVEALVAGNAVARRFGADAATLLQRAKSGDAQSEGMVDELCRVMGRALYNLVVTLDLQRISLGGSVFWNNRDYLLPRLQSQITGKLPALTGGCDLQAAGLADRVGDYAALALLV, encoded by the coding sequence ATGAAGGCCTGCATCGACATCGGGGGAACGAAGGTCGCGGTCAGCCTCAACAGCGGCACCGGTCTGGAGCTGCTCGCGCGGCGCACCGAGCCCACCGCAAAAACGGGAACGAACGACGCGCTCGCGCGCCAGGTGCTTCGCCTGGTCGACGAGTCGTGCGCCGAGGCCGGCATCGCTCCCACCGCCGTGCAACGTGCGGGCGTGTCTTCCTGCGGGCCGTTCGTGATCCGCGACGGGCTGGTGGAAGTCGCCGCGCCCAACATCTGCGGCGGCATGGCCGGGCCCCTGCGCGGCCTGCCGAACGACTGGACGACGGCGCTGCTCGAAGCGCCGCTGCGCGAACGCTTTGCGCAAGTCCGCGTCGAGAACGATTGCATCGCGGCGCTCGAGGCCGAGCGGCGCTGGGGCGCGCTGCAGGGTTTCGATCATTGCGCCTACGTGACCTGGAGCACCGGCATCGGCGTCGGCCTGTGCGTCGACGGGCACGTGTTGCGCGGCAAGAACGGCAACGCGGGTCACGCGGGCCACATGTTCGTCTCCGACAACGACGATGCCTTGTGCGGCTGCGGCAACATCGGCGACGTGGAAGCGCTGGTCGCGGGGAATGCCGTCGCGCGGCGTTTCGGAGCGGACGCGGCCACGCTCCTGCAGCGCGCGAAATCCGGTGACGCGCAGTCCGAAGGCATGGTGGACGAGCTGTGCCGCGTGATGGGCCGAGCGCTCTACAACCTCGTGGTCACGCTCGACTTGCAGCGCATCAGCCTGGGCGGCAGCGTGTTCTGGAACAACCGGGATTACCTGCTGCCGCGCCTGCAGTCGCAGATCACCGGCAAGCTGCCCGCGCTCACCGGCGGCTGCGACCTGCAAGCGGCGGGCCTCGCCGATCGCGTCGGCGACTACGCGGCGCTCGCCCTGCTCGTCTAA
- a CDS encoding multifunctional CCA addition/repair protein: MRTYMVGGAVRDALLGVPVSDHDWVVVGATPQEMIAAGYLPVGKDFPVFLHPQTREEYALARTERKTAKGYHGFAFHAEPGVTLEEDLARRDLTINAMARDDDGTIVDPFDGQADLAARVLRHVTLAFREDPVRILRIARFAARFHEFTLAPETLQLMREMVEAGEADALVAERVWQELARGLMEAKPSRMFEVLRECGALARLLPEVDRLWGVPQTAAHHPEVDTGVHLMMVMDMSARLQGSLAVRFACLTHDLGKGTTPDDVLPRHIGHEQRSAKLLRDVCERLRVPVECRELADVVAREHGNIHRSEDLGAAAVVRLLERCDAFRKPQRFDEVLLACECDARGRLGFESRPYPQRERLRACLAAAQSVATQEVAALAQSQGLSGPRVGERIHKARVDAVAAALGPKNPD; this comes from the coding sequence ATGCGAACTTACATGGTGGGCGGCGCGGTGCGCGACGCCCTGCTCGGTGTGCCGGTCAGCGACCACGACTGGGTCGTGGTCGGCGCCACGCCGCAGGAGATGATCGCCGCGGGCTACCTGCCCGTCGGCAAGGATTTCCCGGTGTTCCTGCATCCGCAGACCCGCGAGGAATACGCGCTCGCCCGCACCGAGCGCAAGACGGCGAAAGGCTATCACGGCTTCGCCTTCCATGCCGAGCCCGGCGTCACGCTCGAGGAAGACCTCGCGCGGCGCGACCTCACCATCAACGCCATGGCGCGGGACGACGACGGAACCATCGTCGACCCCTTCGACGGGCAGGCGGACCTCGCCGCGCGGGTGCTGCGCCACGTGACGCTCGCCTTTCGCGAAGACCCGGTGCGCATCCTGCGCATCGCGCGCTTTGCCGCCCGCTTCCACGAATTCACGCTCGCGCCGGAGACGCTCCAGCTCATGCGCGAGATGGTGGAGGCGGGGGAAGCCGACGCGCTGGTCGCCGAGCGCGTGTGGCAGGAGCTCGCGCGCGGCCTCATGGAAGCCAAGCCGTCCCGCATGTTCGAGGTGCTGCGCGAGTGCGGTGCGCTTGCGCGCCTGCTGCCCGAAGTCGACCGGCTGTGGGGCGTGCCGCAGACCGCCGCACACCATCCGGAAGTCGACACCGGCGTGCACCTGATGATGGTGATGGACATGAGCGCGCGCCTGCAAGGGTCGTTGGCGGTGCGATTCGCCTGCCTCACGCACGACCTCGGCAAGGGCACCACGCCGGACGACGTCCTGCCCCGCCACATCGGCCACGAGCAGCGCAGCGCGAAATTGCTGCGCGACGTGTGCGAACGCCTGCGCGTGCCGGTCGAATGCCGGGAGCTCGCCGATGTGGTGGCGCGGGAACACGGCAACATCCATCGCAGCGAGGACCTGGGCGCCGCAGCCGTCGTGCGCCTGCTGGAGCGATGCGATGCCTTCCGCAAACCGCAGCGCTTCGACGAGGTGCTGCTCGCGTGCGAGTGCGACGCGCGCGGCCGGCTCGGCTTCGAATCGCGGCCCTATCCGCAGCGCGAGCGCCTGCGCGCCTGCCTCGCCGCGGCGCAGTCCGTCGCGACGCAGGAGGTCGCCGCGTTGGCGCAGTCGCAGGGATTGAGCGGGCCACGCGTGGGCGAACGGATCCACAAGGCGCGCGTGGACGCCGTCGCGGCGGCGCTCGGTCCGAAAAACCCGGATTAG
- the dapA gene encoding 4-hydroxy-tetrahydrodipicolinate synthase codes for MTAPSAIRPPRWGAVLTAMVTPFDRDGRLDLDAARRLARWLADRGNDGLVLAATTGESATLDDGERCDLIRAVTEAVTIPVIAGMGTNDTRHTIELTKRARGLGAAGVILVAPYYSRPPQAGIEAHFRAAAAATDLPVMLYDVPLRTGRRVAQEVLLRLFREVPNIVAFKDATGDLPAAAELVALAGEHFDLYSGDDAYTLPLLAAGAAGVVGTSTHWAAAEFGAMIAAFHRGHVAQARAINARLIDSFRFINTDTSVFPMSIKGMLRTLGQDAGECRLPLPPAPPEVAAQAREVWERLRQEP; via the coding sequence ATGACGGCGCCCTCCGCGATTCGCCCTCCGCGCTGGGGCGCGGTGCTCACGGCAATGGTGACGCCGTTCGACCGCGACGGCCGGCTCGACCTCGACGCCGCGCGGCGGCTCGCGCGCTGGCTCGCCGATCGCGGCAACGACGGACTGGTGCTCGCAGCCACGACGGGTGAATCCGCCACGCTGGACGACGGCGAGCGCTGCGACCTGATCCGCGCCGTCACCGAAGCGGTCACGATTCCCGTCATCGCGGGCATGGGCACCAACGACACGCGGCACACCATCGAGCTCACGAAGCGCGCGCGCGGGTTGGGCGCCGCAGGCGTGATCCTGGTGGCGCCCTACTACAGCCGGCCGCCGCAAGCGGGCATCGAGGCGCACTTCCGCGCCGCCGCCGCTGCGACCGACCTGCCCGTGATGCTCTACGACGTGCCGCTGCGCACCGGCCGGCGCGTGGCACAGGAGGTGTTGCTGCGGCTCTTTCGCGAAGTCCCGAACATCGTCGCCTTCAAGGATGCGACCGGCGACCTGCCCGCGGCGGCGGAGCTCGTGGCGCTGGCGGGCGAGCATTTCGATCTCTATTCGGGCGACGACGCCTACACGCTGCCGCTGCTTGCCGCCGGCGCGGCCGGTGTCGTCGGCACGAGCACGCACTGGGCCGCCGCCGAGTTCGGCGCGATGATCGCCGCCTTCCATCGGGGCCACGTCGCGCAGGCGCGTGCGATCAACGCCCGGCTCATCGATTCGTTCCGCTTCATCAACACCGACACCTCGGTGTTCCCGATGTCGATCAAGGGCATGCTGCGCACGCTCGGGCAGGACGCCGGCGAGTGCCGCCTGCCGCTGCCGCCCGCTCCGCCGGAGGTCGCGGCCCAGGCGCGCGAAGTCTGGGAGCGCCTGCGGCAGGAGCCGTAA
- a CDS encoding glutathione S-transferase family protein: MLKLYIGNKNYSSWSMRPWVMLKQANIPFEEVMVRFDSFDGNSKFKETMASVSPAGRVPVLVDDGFSVWDTLAIAEYAAEKFPDRQLWPQDAKARARARSVCAEMHSGFSALRGNCPMNIEASLPQAGGLAWRKPEVRADVQRIVAMWTELLETHKGPMLFGEFSIADAYFAPVCMRLKNYALPVPGHITDYVRRVCSLPGVKAWIDQALEEKTFVEFDEPYRTCR; the protein is encoded by the coding sequence ATGCTCAAGCTCTATATCGGCAACAAGAACTATTCGTCCTGGTCCATGCGGCCCTGGGTGATGCTCAAGCAGGCGAACATCCCCTTCGAGGAGGTGATGGTGCGCTTCGACTCCTTCGACGGCAACTCGAAATTCAAGGAGACGATGGCCTCCGTGTCGCCCGCGGGCCGCGTGCCCGTCCTGGTGGACGACGGCTTCTCCGTATGGGACACCCTGGCCATCGCGGAATACGCCGCCGAGAAATTCCCCGACCGCCAGCTTTGGCCTCAGGACGCGAAGGCGCGTGCCCGCGCCCGCAGCGTCTGCGCCGAGATGCACTCCGGCTTCTCCGCGCTGCGCGGCAACTGCCCGATGAACATCGAGGCCTCGCTGCCCCAGGCGGGCGGCCTCGCCTGGCGCAAGCCCGAAGTGCGCGCCGACGTGCAGCGCATCGTGGCGATGTGGACGGAACTGCTGGAAACCCACAAGGGCCCGATGCTGTTCGGCGAATTCTCCATCGCCGATGCGTACTTCGCGCCGGTCTGCATGCGCCTGAAGAACTACGCCCTGCCGGTGCCCGGCCACATCACCGACTACGTGCGCCGCGTCTGCTCGCTGCCCGGCGTGAAGGCGTGGATCGACCAGGCGCTCGAGGAAAAGACCTTCGTCGAGTTCGACGAGCCCTACCGAACCTGTCGATGA
- a CDS encoding lytic transglycosylase domain-containing protein, with protein sequence MNLPRILTLIALSVACTATQAQPKGDDLILEMSQAFRQNNRAKLSQMLPQVRGHALEPWAAYWELRARLDTASVQEVQDFFTRYPGTYQEDRLRNDWLLLLGQRRDWTNFEAEYPRYRMGDDREVRCYALLVSHLRAGPAAPPAESEEVRRNWFLQRDTDDGCTLAASRLIGETTGAKRMTADDAWKRARTALEQNRPRAAAAAVQIVAPEAVPQFNELNASPSRFLTSRVTVASKVRKEMIALALIKLASTDPDNAASQLENKWGPQLSPEERDWVWGVIGKQAAQRLSNDALDSYAKVSRDAHLSDDMLAWKARAALRVPRGPRWKAVQQAIDAMSEDARADATWVYWKARALQAEGGDTRRAEALKLYQSIASVRGFYEQLALEELGQKIAPPARPAALTAEEKEAARLNPSLNRAVYAIALGLRSEGVREWNYATNLATPGGLPERQLLAAAQFACDREVWDRCINTSERTKAEYDVDQRFPMPFREAVIKRSREIGLDPAYVYGLIRQESRFVMDARSSVGASGLMQVMPATARWTAKKLGMTGFTSDQLNERETNIAIGTGYLKLVLDDFSGSMAMAAAAYNAGPGRPRNWRNGPVIDAAAWAENVPFTETRDYVKKVLANTTMYSAIISGQPQSLKERLGTVGPRDPAQPEPNRDIP encoded by the coding sequence ATGAATTTGCCGAGAATTCTGACATTGATCGCACTCTCGGTCGCCTGCACCGCCACGCAGGCCCAGCCGAAAGGAGACGATCTCATCCTGGAAATGAGCCAGGCGTTCCGCCAGAACAACCGCGCGAAGCTCTCGCAGATGTTGCCGCAGGTGCGCGGTCACGCCCTCGAACCCTGGGCCGCCTACTGGGAGCTGCGCGCCCGGCTCGACACCGCGAGTGTGCAGGAAGTGCAGGATTTCTTCACGCGTTATCCGGGCACCTACCAGGAAGACAGGCTGCGCAACGACTGGCTGCTGCTGCTGGGCCAGCGGCGCGACTGGACCAACTTCGAGGCCGAATACCCGCGCTACCGCATGGGCGACGACCGCGAGGTGCGTTGCTACGCGCTTCTGGTCTCCCATCTTCGCGCGGGCCCTGCGGCACCGCCGGCGGAGTCGGAAGAGGTGCGCCGCAACTGGTTCCTGCAGCGCGACACCGATGACGGCTGCACGCTCGCGGCCTCGCGGCTGATCGGCGAAACCACGGGTGCGAAGCGCATGACGGCGGACGACGCCTGGAAGCGCGCACGGACCGCCCTGGAGCAGAACCGCCCGCGCGCGGCCGCCGCCGCGGTGCAGATCGTGGCGCCGGAGGCGGTGCCGCAGTTCAACGAGCTGAACGCATCGCCCTCGCGCTTCCTCACGAGCCGGGTGACGGTGGCCTCGAAGGTGCGCAAGGAAATGATCGCGCTCGCGCTGATCAAGCTCGCCTCCACCGACCCGGACAACGCGGCCTCCCAGCTGGAGAACAAATGGGGGCCACAGTTGTCTCCCGAGGAGCGCGACTGGGTCTGGGGCGTGATCGGCAAGCAGGCTGCGCAGCGCCTGTCGAACGATGCGCTGGACAGCTATGCCAAGGTGTCCCGCGACGCGCACCTGAGCGACGACATGCTCGCGTGGAAGGCGCGCGCGGCGCTTCGCGTGCCGCGCGGCCCGCGCTGGAAAGCGGTGCAGCAGGCGATCGACGCCATGAGCGAGGATGCGCGCGCGGACGCCACGTGGGTCTACTGGAAGGCACGCGCGCTGCAGGCCGAAGGCGGCGACACGCGCCGCGCCGAGGCGCTGAAGCTCTACCAGTCCATCGCCTCGGTGCGCGGCTTCTACGAGCAGCTCGCGCTGGAAGAGCTTGGCCAGAAGATCGCGCCGCCCGCGCGCCCTGCCGCGCTGACGGCGGAAGAAAAGGAAGCCGCGCGGCTGAACCCGTCGCTCAATCGCGCGGTCTATGCGATCGCGCTGGGCCTGCGCTCCGAAGGCGTGCGCGAATGGAATTACGCGACCAACCTCGCGACGCCGGGCGGCCTGCCCGAGCGCCAGCTGCTCGCCGCCGCGCAATTCGCCTGCGACCGCGAAGTGTGGGACCGCTGCATCAACACCAGCGAGCGCACGAAGGCCGAGTACGACGTCGACCAGCGCTTCCCCATGCCCTTTCGCGAGGCGGTGATCAAGCGCAGCCGTGAGATCGGGCTGGACCCCGCCTATGTGTACGGGTTGATCCGCCAGGAAAGCCGCTTCGTCATGGATGCGCGCTCCAGCGTCGGTGCGTCGGGCCTGATGCAGGTGATGCCTGCGACTGCGCGATGGACGGCCAAGAAGCTCGGGATGACGGGGTTCACTTCCGACCAGTTGAACGAACGCGAGACCAACATCGCCATCGGCACGGGGTACCTCAAGCTCGTGCTGGACGACTTCAGCGGGTCGATGGCGATGGCCGCGGCCGCGTACAACGCGGGTCCGGGGCGGCCGAGGAACTGGCGCAACGGCCCGGTGATCGACGCGGCGGCCTGGGCGGAGAACGTGCCCTTCACCGAAACCCGCGACTACGTGAAGAAGGTGCTGGCGAATACCACGATGTACTCCGCGATCATCAGCGGGCAGCCGCAGTCGCTGAAAGAGCGGCTGGGCACGGTCGGGCCGCGAGATCCCGCGCAACCGGAGCCGAACCGGGACATCCCCTGA
- a CDS encoding 5-formyltetrahydrofolate cyclo-ligase: MDKSQEKRALRKQLVEQRLAMPDRAVRSDLLQRVMRIWLVNRPDIVIGAYWPIKGEFDPLPALHRWKEDGELLDEPQPRRIGLPVVDKLHKTLKFHAWFPGCPMEEDAYGIPKPKDTEVIVPTLLFVPCVGYGPGGFRLGYGGGFYDRTLSNLQPRPYTVGLGFVHGFLDDLEPEPHDVPLDAILNDNGVVWPIS, encoded by the coding sequence ATGGACAAGTCACAGGAAAAAAGGGCTTTGCGCAAACAGCTCGTCGAGCAGCGCCTCGCCATGCCGGACCGCGCCGTACGCTCGGACCTGCTGCAGCGCGTGATGCGCATCTGGCTCGTGAACCGCCCCGACATCGTGATCGGCGCGTACTGGCCGATCAAGGGCGAGTTCGATCCGCTGCCCGCGTTGCACCGCTGGAAGGAAGACGGCGAACTGCTGGACGAGCCGCAGCCGCGCCGCATCGGCCTGCCGGTGGTGGACAAGCTTCATAAGACATTGAAGTTCCACGCATGGTTCCCCGGATGCCCGATGGAAGAAGACGCCTACGGCATTCCCAAGCCCAAGGACACGGAAGTGATCGTGCCCACGCTGCTTTTCGTGCCCTGCGTGGGCTACGGGCCCGGGGGCTTTCGCCTGGGCTATGGTGGCGGCTTCTACGACCGCACGCTGTCCAACCTGCAGCCCAGGCCCTATACCGTGGGGCTGGGTTTCGTGCACGGATTCCTCGACGATCTCGAGCCCGAGCCGCACGATGTCCCGCTGGACGCGATCCTCAACGACAACGGGGTGGTGTGGCCCATCAGTTGA